In the genome of Pseudomonas putida, one region contains:
- a CDS encoding 16S rRNA (uracil(1498)-N(3))-methyltransferase: MRLSRFFIDAPLSLGEHELPEAQAHYIGRVLRMAAGDAVQLFDGSGQEFRGQLLEVGKKTVRVSLDQALPGQAESPLHVHLGQGLSRGERMDWAIQKATELGANAITPIVSERCEVRLKDERADKRLAHWRQVAISACEQCGRSTLPVIHPPVTLAEWLKDTEADLKLVLHPVAEPLTSHARPARLAFLIGPEGGLSDAEVDQAKAAGFHAARLGPRVLRTETAPVVALSVAQQLWGDF; the protein is encoded by the coding sequence ATGAGACTGTCCCGCTTCTTCATCGACGCCCCTCTGAGCCTCGGCGAGCACGAGCTGCCCGAAGCCCAGGCCCACTACATTGGCCGCGTGCTGCGCATGGCCGCTGGCGACGCCGTGCAACTGTTCGACGGCAGTGGCCAGGAATTTCGTGGCCAGTTGCTCGAAGTCGGCAAGAAAACCGTGCGCGTCAGCCTCGACCAGGCGCTGCCCGGCCAGGCCGAATCGCCTTTGCACGTCCACCTGGGCCAAGGTCTGTCTCGCGGCGAGCGGATGGACTGGGCGATCCAGAAGGCCACCGAGCTTGGTGCCAACGCCATCACCCCAATCGTCAGCGAGCGCTGCGAAGTGCGCCTGAAGGACGAGCGTGCCGACAAACGCCTGGCCCATTGGCGGCAGGTGGCGATCAGCGCCTGCGAACAGTGCGGCCGCTCGACACTGCCGGTGATCCACCCACCGGTGACCCTGGCCGAATGGCTCAAGGACACCGAGGCCGACCTCAAACTGGTGCTGCACCCGGTCGCTGAACCGCTGACCAGCCACGCACGCCCTGCCCGCCTGGCGTTCCTGATCGGCCCCGAGGGGGGCTTGAGCGACGCCGAAGTCGATCAGGCCAAGGCGGCGGGCTTCCATGCCGCGCGTCTTGGGCCACGGGTCCTGCGCACCGAGACCGCGCCGGTGGTC